From the genome of Cryptococcus neoformans var. neoformans B-3501A chromosome 1, whole genome shotgun sequence, one region includes:
- a CDS encoding hypothetical protein (Match to ESTs gb|CF189045.1|CF189045, gb|CF192546.1|CF192546, gb|CF189044.1|CF189044; Similar to gi|46098122|gb|EAK83355.1| hypothetical protein UM02233.1 [Ustilago maydis 521], FASTA scores: opt: 1620, E(): 1.4e-98, (55.534% identity (76.718% similar) in 524 aa overlap (2-516:83-586)); HMMPfam hit to Fe-ADH, Iron-containing alcohol dehydrogenase, score: 37.2, E(): 2e-17): MPPPASRASIVRLLSLTANQGCRGCGRTHSVLDHAHNHGHTQSHVPLGLRGMATPVDLPIRGGPPPGNTDYAFEMAASNLRFGAHATSEVGMDFANLIKEMPAVDRSQAKIGVFTDPNVAKLPVIEIVEESLLRAGLNFVMWDKCAVEPTDKSWQEAIDFSRSSHLTHFLAVGGGSSMDTAKAANLFTNYPKADLFEFINAPIGKGTPITKKLSPLIAIPTTAGTGSETTGTAILDIPSRKFKTGIASRALKPTLGIVDLLNTATCPKEVAIAAGLDVLFHSLESWTAVPYHQRTPRPANPINRPAYQGSNPISDIFSKWALETTVKYLPRIARDPFGDEEARAQMLLAASTAGIGFGNAGVHMCHAFSYPISSLNKGRPKETQYHHPSYNPDVPLIPHGVAVSLTAPAVFNFTAPSSPDRHREALLVFLGKERAHEATGLKDEDLGPKLSEEIRRFLDIVEVPRGLSKVGYTGNDITSLVDGCLPQRRVLDLAPVLAKNNNAEEREQLAHIVELSMNW, translated from the exons ATGCCCCCTCCAGCATCCAGAGCCTCCATCGTCCGACTCCTCTCGCTCACCGCTAACCAAGGCTGTAGAGGCTGTGGACGTACCCATTCAGTGCTTGACCATGCCCATAACCATGGACACACCCAATCCCACGTCCCACTTGGACTGCGTGGAATGGCAACCCCTGTAGACTTGCCAATCAGAGGCGGGCCCCCTCCTGGTAACACCGACTACGCTTTTGAG ATGGCCGCATCAAACCTTCGGTTTGGTGCCCATGCAACCAGCGAAGTGGGCATGGATTTTGCCAATCTCATAAAGGAAATGCCTGCTGTAGACCGCTCTCAGGCTAAAATCGGTGTTTTTACGGATCCCAATGTAGCGAAACTCCCCGTGATAGAGATTGTGGAAGAGAGTCTGTTACGAGCGGGTTTGAACTTCGTAATGTGGGATAAATGTGCAGTGGAGCCTACAGATAAGAGCTGGCAA GAAGCAATCGACTTTTCCAGGTCTTCACATCTCACTCATTTTTTGGCCGTTGGTGGTGGATCATCTATGGACACTGCTAAGGCTGCCAATTTGTTCACGAATTATCCAAAAGCCGATCTCTTTGAATTCATCAACGCTCCCATCGGTAAAGGTACACCCATCACCAAGAAACTCAGCCCTTTGATTGCCA TCCCGACTACCGCT GGAACAGGATCTGAGACTACTGGCACTGCCATCCTAGACATTCCGTCTCGCAAATTCAAAACTGGAATTGCATCGCGGGCTCTCAAGCCGACTTTGGGTATTGTCGATCTGTTGAACACCGCTACGTGTCCGAAGGAAGTGGCCATCGCAGCCGGGCTGGATGTCCTCTTTCATTCGCTCGAAA GCTGGACTGCCGTGCCCTACCATCAGAGGACACCTAGGCCTGCAAACCCCATTAACCGAC CTGCCTATCAGGGCTCCAACCCTATCTCTGATATCTTTTCCAAATGGGCTTTGGAAACTACAGTCAAGTATCTTCCTCGAATTGCTCGAGACCCCTTTGGTGACGAAGAGGCCCGAGCGCAAATGCTTCTAGCTGCTTCTACTGCAGGTATTGGTTTTGGTAATGCAGGAGTGCACATGTGT CACGCCTTCTCCTACCCCATTTCTTCACTTAACAAAGGCAGACCTAAGGAGACACAGTATCATCACCCATCTTATAATCCCGACGTCCCCCTCATTCCTCACGGCGTGGCTGTTTCTCTGACAGCTCCCGCCGTATTCAATTTCAcggctccttcttctcctgatAGACACCGCGAAGCATTGTTGGTCTTCCttgggaaagagagggcCCATGAGGCGACTGGTctgaaggatgaggaccTGGGACCTAAGTTGAGTGAGGAGATCCGAAGATTTTTGGATATCGTGGAAGTTCCTAGAGGGTTGAGTAAAGTTGGCTACACAGGAAACGACATCACTTCC CTTGTCGATGGCTGTCTTCCTCAACGAAGAGTGCTGGATCTTGCTCCTGTTTTGGCCAAGAACAATAATgctgaagagagagaacaaCTTGCTCACATCGTCGAACTTTCAATGAACTGGTAG
- a CDS encoding hypothetical protein (HMMPfam hit to Exo_endo_phos, Endonuclease/Exonuclease/phosphatase family, score: 87.8, E(): 2.7e-23), with amino-acid sequence MAPLDVFITTWNTGLQGSKAQSQDLTSWLLPVLRNASNPELPEGFIPDLYAIGIQELLPLHLAMAGLTEPVLLALTSRIENLLSAHASSLSPNKTPERYSLVARVAHVGNALWIFSRDSTMDGRIGKPSTATLGLFWGGMGNKGAVGVRLPVRRGKIGGWENLTFVNAHLEAYDHNIPRRNAQYQRILSSLVFNSTDPLTTSQQIFDTSHLFFMGDLNYRLSKQPPPGALQENNMFGNVLELEKSRMGMLDTDTLRQEQREGRAFGGLREGDLTRFAPTYKRIVGQVEGYSKKRIPGWTDRILFASHTDPPHLFSPEASLDPVPSNVADTTTILHFNSTIELVISDHKPVHAILSLPEVSHETPSPHLAPTLPPAPSPHHPRPLPTQREVLLIEKFFGTLLDRLVGWPWCIIVLLGFGNTRTGMGVSAFVAMIWGIWWSGIYSG; translated from the exons ATGGCTCCTCTAGATGTCTTCATCACTACTTGGAACACCGGTTTACAGGGATCCAAAGCCCAGTCCCAAGACCTCACGAGCTGGCTTCTTCCAGTTTTGCGCAATGCTTCCAATCCCGAACTGCCTGAGGGGTTCATTCCAGACCTTTACGCTATAGGAATTCAAGAGCTTTTacctctccatcttgcTA TGGCTGGTTTGACAGAGCCTGTACTCCTTGCTCTGACTAGTCGCATTGAAAATCTTTTATCCGCCCACGCCAGTTCTTTGTCGCCCAATAAGACACCGGAGAGATATTCCCTGGTCGCCAGAGTGGCCCATGTTGGAAATGCACTATGGATCTTCTCCCGGGATAGTACCATGGATGGGAGGATAGGAAAGCCGTCGACCGCAACTCTGGGATTATTTTGgggaggcatgggaaatAAAGGGGCCGTGGGTGTCAGACTCCCTGTGAGAAGGGGCAAGATTGGTGGATGGGAGAATCTGAC CTTCGTCAATGCGCACCTCGAAGCGTATGACCACAATATCCCTCGACGCAACGCACAGTATCAGAGGATTTTGAGctctctcgtcttcaatTCAACGGATCCTCTTACAACTTCACAGCAGATTTTTGACACTTCtcatttattttttatGGGTGACCTCAATTATAGGCTTTCCAAGCAGCCACCTCCAGGAGCTCTACAAGAGAACAACATGTTCGGAAATGTACTGGAATTGGAAAAGTCCCGAATGGGGATGCTGGATACTGATACTTTGAGACAAGAacagagagaagggagggCTTTCGGGGGCTTAAGGGAAGGCGATTTGACTAGATTCGCGCCTACGTACAAGAGGATAGTTGGACAGGTTGAAGGATACAGCAA GAAGCGCATTCCCGGCTGGACTGACCGTATTCTCTTTGCCTCTCATACCGATCCTCCGcatctcttttctcctGAAGCGTCTTTGGACCCGGTCCCCTCTAACGTGGCAGACACAACCACTATTCTCCATTTCAACTCCACAATCGAGCTTGTCATTTCTGATCACAAGCCTGTCCATGCGATCCTGTCTTTACCGGAAGTTTCTCACGAAACGCCCTCTCCTCACCTCGCACCAACGCTTCCTCCTGCACCTTCACCTCACCATCCAAGACCTCTGCCCACTCAGCGCGAGGTTCTTTTGATTGAGAAGTTTTTTGGGACTTTGCTCGACAGACTTGTTGGGTGGCCATGGTGTATTATCGTTCTGCTTGGGTTTGGCAACACACGTACAGGTATGGGCGTGAGCGCCTTTGTGGCGATGATTTGGGGCATCTGGTGGAGCGGGATATACTCTGGATGA
- a CDS encoding hypothetical protein (Similar to gi|46095595|gb|EAK80828.1| ADG_USTMA Gamma-adaptin (Golgi adaptor HA1/AP1 adaptin gamma subunit) (Clathrin assembly protein complex 1 gamma large chain) (Gamma-ADA) [Ustilago maydis 521], FASTA scores: opt: 3507, E(): 6.6e-183, (65.035% identity (86.946% similar) in 858 aa overlap (2-841:4-849)); HMMPfam hit to Adaptin_N, Adaptin N terminal region, score: 606.9, E(): 1.5e-179; HMMPfam hit to Alpha_adaptinC2, Adaptin C-terminal domain, score: 94.4, E(): 2.8e-25), which translates to MSGHYNLKALIKAIRSCKTLADERSVIQKESAAIRTSFKEEDTFARHNNVAKLLYIHMLGYPAHFGQIECLKLVASPRFSDKRLGYLGIMLLLDENQEVLTLVTNSLKNDMNHSNVYAVGLALCTFANISSEEMSRDLSNEVEKLLGSSNAYIRKKAALCALRIIRRVPDLLDHFTSKAKSLLQDRNHGVLLAGITLVTEMCEINEDVCAEFRRATGLLVKHLKNLVSTGYSAEHDVLGIADPFLQTKILRLLRLLGKGDVASSETMNDILAQVATNTDSSKNVGNSILYETVLTVLEIEADSGLRVMAINILGKFLANRDNNIRQVDHLSIVSMDTNAVQRHRNTIIDCLRDGDISIRRRALELSYALVNESNITMMTRELLSFLEVADNEFKLGLTTEICLAAERFAPNKRWQIDTILRVLKIAGNFVRDEILSAFIRLVSHTPELQFYTAQRLYAALSSDLSQESLTLATVWVIGEFGDILLQGGTIDDGDKVKQVSDSDLVDLLEHVLNSPYADSLIRQFVMTALAKLSVRISELSTPNQNTLQDRIVVILASFSSNLELEIQQRAVEFGSLFAMREVKMGVLERMPPPEIKATIMGTVSERKPVGSTRTDKDMIVDLIGDDSAPSTAGLPVAATGPSTQDLLADIFGTGASDIASPGAGSPTAPRSNANDIMSLFNTTPAATASPSVTSSLPAASTGGSLFDLVSPSPTLSSAPAPAPAPTSAAKPQLQSYTAYDKNSLKITLTPKVSPAQPGVVQILARFTTNGTEKIEGVNLQVAVPKTQQLQMQAMSSQEIAPGGVETQQMRIHVPAGATIRLRMRISFTRAGQSLTDQQDFAGFPAGLTGSK; encoded by the exons ATGAGTGGCCACTACAACCTGAAAG CCTTGATCAAAGCCATTCGCTCTTGCAAG ACTCTTGCCGATGAGCGCTCAGTCATCCAGAAGGAATCAGCTGCCATTAGG ACATCTttcaaagaggaagacacCTTTGCCCGGCATAACAATGTTGCCAAACTCCTTTACATCCACATGCTAGGATATCCTGCCCACTTTGGACAGATCGAATGCCTCAAGCTCGTTGCCAGCCCTCGCTTCTCAGACAAGAGACTGGGATATCTGGGAATCATGTTATTATTGGATGAAAATCAGGAGGTATTGACACTAGTGACAAACTCTTTAAAGAA CGATATGAATCACTCCAATGTCTACGCCGTCGGCTTAGCCCTTTGCACTTTCGCGAATATCTCTTCAGAAGAAATGTCGCGAGATCTGAGCAACgaggttgagaagcttTTGGGAAGTAGCAATGCGTACATtaggaagaag GCCGCCCTCTGTGCTTTGCGGATTATCCGTCGAGTCCCCGATTTGCTGGACCATTTTACCTCTAAAGCCAAGTCCCTCCTTCAAGACCGAAACCATGGTGTTCTCCTAGCTGGTATAACCCTTGTCACTGAGATGTGTGAGATCAACGAGGATGTCTGCGCCGAATTCCGCAGA GCAACTGGCTTATTGGTTAAACATCTCAAAAACCTTGTATCCACCGGTTACAGCGCTGAGCATGACGTCCTTGGTATTGCCGATCCATTTTTGCAAACCAAAATTTTAAGATTGCTTCGACTCCTCGGTAAAGGGGATGTGGCGTCTAGTGAAACAATGAACGACATACTTGCCCAAGTCGCCACCAATACCGACTCATCAAAGAATGTAGGCAACTCGATCCTGTACGAGACAGTCTTGACTGTATTGGAGATTGAGGCGGATAGTGGGTTGCGGGTTATGGCGATCAACATACTCGGTAAATTTTTGGCAAACAGGGATAATAATATCAGGCAAGTCGATCACTTATCCA TTGTTTCAATGGACACCAACGCTGTCCAACGTCATCGTAATACCATTATCGATTGTCTGCGAGATGGTGATATTTCAATCCGTCGGCGTGCTCTTGAGCTTTCCTACGCTTTGGTCAATGAAAGTAACATCACGATGATGACACGAGAGCTGCTTTCATTCCTCGAGGTCGCCGATAATGAATTCAAGCTCGGTTTGACCACCGAAATTTGCCTGGCAGCAGAGAGATTTGCACCAAATAAGAGATGGCAAATCGACACAATCTTGCGGGTCCTCAAGATT GCTGGTAACTTTGTACGAGACGAAATCCTTTCAGCCTTTATCCGCCTAGTCAGTCATACTCCCGAGCTTCAGTTCTACACTGCCCAACGATTATATGCGGCTTTGTCTAGTGACCTGTCCCAAGAAAGCTTGACGCTTGCAACAGTCTGGGTTATTGGCGAGTTTGGCGATATTTTGCTGCAAGGAGGAACAATTGATGATGGAGACAAGGTCAAGCAA GTTTCTGATTCTGATCTTGTCGATCTCCTTGAACATGTCTTGAATTCTCCTTATGCCGACAGTCTTATTCGGCAGTTTGTTATGACGGCCTTAGCTAAACTCTCTGTCCGCATCAGCGAACTTTCGACCCCCAATCAAAATACTTTGCAAGACCGCATTGTTGTCATACTCGcttcattctcttcaaATTTGGAACTTGAGATTCAACAGCGTGCAGTTGAGTTCGGTAGCTTGTTTGCCATGAGGGAGGTTAAGATGGGTGTCTTGGAAAGAATGCCCCCTCCAGAGATCAAGGCCACAATCATGGGCACTGTCAGCGAACGGAAGCCTGTTGGGTCTACCAGAACTGACAAGGATATGATTGTCGATCTTATCGGTGACGATTCCGCTCCGAGCACCGCTGGTCTTCCCGTTGCTGCCACGGGTCCGTCAACTCAGGATTTACTGGCCGACATTTTTGGTACTGGGGCGAGCGACATTGCTTCTCCAGGAGCCGGTTCTCCAACTGCTCCCAGATCCAATGCCAATGATATCATGTCTTTATTCAACACCACTCCTGCAGCTaccgcttctccttccgtTACATCTTCCCTGCCAGCTGCCTCCACTGGCGGATCTCTGTTTGATTTGGTGTCTCCTTCTCCTaccctttcttctgctcctgCACCCGCACCTGCACCCACGTCTGCTGCCAAACCTCAACTTCAGTCTTACACTGCTTATGACAAGAACTCACTTAAGATTACGCTCACTCCGAAAGTGTCACCCGCTCAGCCCGGAGTCGTACAAATTCTTGCAAGGTTCACCACCAATGGCACAGAAAAGATTGAGGGAGTCAACCTGCAGGTGGCTGTTCCCAAG ACCCAGCAACTCCAGATGCAAGCCATGTCAAGCCAAGAGATTGCTCCGGGAGGTGTCGAGACGCAGCAAATGAGAATTCATGTTCCTGCCGGA GCTACCATCAGATTGAGAATGCGCATCTCATTCACAAGAGCGGGTCAATCCCTTACTGATCAACAAGATTTCGCCGGTTTCCCTGCAGGATTGACTGGATCCAAGTGA
- a CDS encoding hypothetical protein (Match to ESTs gb|CF185854.1|CF185854, gb|CF185801.1|CF185801, gb|CF185800.1|CF185800) translates to MSAPEATGTRQRTNKVETPTNENQNPANPNKKVPRNKPHVKPPFVDMSMNKFLTYLVLSLFLLFAFYMWRFTVWAHQAGGYWALITGHHMSPAEVAAKQAASSASASSSVASSTASATTSGHPQKIKAKPTQDAGDGDDNIQSQIFNLASALGITPAELSSAIRPLVDPSVPNPAEKAKQDAQLLQAKMASQQHENENQEGSVLDMLGEALLD, encoded by the exons ATGTCCGCTCCAGAAGCCACTGGCACTCGCCAACGTACTAACAAGGTCGAAACCCCCACAAATGAAAACCAGAACCC TGCAAATCCCAATAAGAAGGTTCCAAGGAACAAGCCTCATGTTAAGCCTCCGTTTGTTGACATGTCTATGAATAAATT CCTCACATACCTTGTactctcgctcttccttctttttgccttCTATATGTGGCGCTTTACAGTTTGGGCCCATCAAGCTGGAGGATACTGGGCACTTATAACAGGCCACCACATGTCGCCTGCGGAAGTCGCTGCTAAACAAGCTGCCAGCTCcgcttctgcctcttcatcagtCGCCAGCTCCACAGCTTCCGCTACTACATCAGGGCACCCGCAAAAGATCAAG GCTAAGCCAACTCAAGATGCCGGCGACGGTGATGACAACATCCAATCTCAAATCTTCAACCTCGCTTCTGCTCTTGGTATCACTCCCGCTGAACTTTCTTCCGCTATTCGCCCGCTCGTTGATCCTTCGGTCCCAAACCCCGCTGAGAAAGCCAAGCAAGACGCACAGCTCCTCCAAGCCAAGATGGCGTCTCAGCAGCATGAGAATGAGAACCAGGAAGGTAGCGTGTTGGATATGCTCGGGGAGGCTTTGCTTGACTAA
- a CDS encoding hypothetical protein (HMMPfam hit to Ran_BP1, RanBP1 domain, score: 8.8, E(): 1.3e-08), with amino-acid sequence MAKRTADNQKTKDDVEEEGNEEPGIRAAPLAAVEGRPVRGLPKRRGLGGASAPTAPPAPAPVADIPPAPTSGTSSPVPPSGTSNAFTGFSFGASTSSTPSFSFGQSSASSPASTTPAAAPKPFAGFSFGSAAATGSSTSAPVTEPTGTATPAFSFSQKPVEPTQTKALQPSKPFAGFSFGAPAAAAPSTGDNASEPPRFSFGAKPTSDVTKEVPAHEPIKSKAAPFSFGTASSAPVASGSKEATQVQGFSFAKTPIATATSTTSKPTLTEASETAPAKPSFSFGPMATTFGTGTAPTSNSAPPAPAAEAAPAPSTSSPSSESETSYYTSLRGLNQSFLTFFSTTIEKDQFIDLTTVLPKLLVQYEEHLTGIETKAGWKPDATSKDKIETTAASEPPKATGFTLPKAPSAGSFSLPKSPSTSSAAPATGGFTPSAPATAPSKSSIFSFPAADTTPKKSSDEVNKIVSEAIADKPEEEKMAEKTGFGFSFGTDSTKPKESSAFKFEAPKKSTSLFASSPATPAKSATGNEAAPLGKFGPGGSQPQLSFGAKAGTSPAANTTSSFNFNVGKPSTPAGAGTSFSFGTSSSPSVAAGASTTSASVFGGTSTRSAPTFSFGATTPSASSSSSFVFGKSPVVQPSGDAPKFGASLQPFGSTSSVSTPAPAVNESNTEGEEATEPSSPSKNLASVAGAGEENEDTVIEQRGKLNRLEDGEYKLEGLGQFKLKRTKNEEDRKRRLLMRTDGNGNVILNMAVKSTFNPSVEGPYLKFLGFNMDGKPTPYALRVKNAEAANTLLEGLKKEVEEIKDDKS; translated from the exons ATGGCAAAGCGTACAGCCGACAACCAGAAAACAAAGGACGacgttgaggaagaaggcaacGAGGAA CCTGGTATCAGAGCCGCTCCCCTTGCGGCCGTAGAGGGTCGACC TGTCCGAGGATTGCCAAAGCGCCGTGGATTAGGAGGTGCCTCTGCGCCTACAGCACCTCCCGCTCCAGCTCCAGTTGCAGAC ATACCGCCAGCTCCTACATCAGGTACTTCCTCGCCGGTACCTCCTTCAGGGACATCTAATGCCTTTACCGGTTTCTCTTTCGGCGCTTCTACATCTtcaactccttccttctcctttggtcaatcttctgcttcctccCCAGCTTCCACAACGCCTGCTGCCGCACCTAAGCCATTTGCTGGCTTTTCATTCGGAAGTGCAGCTGCCACTGGATCATCTACATCCGCTCCCGTTACAGAGCCCACGGGGACTGCTACTCCAGCATTCTCGTTTAGTCAGAAGCCTGTTGAACCCACGCAAACGAAGGCGTTACAACCTTCCAAACCATTTGCGGGCTTCTCATTTGGGGCTCCTGCCGCCGCTGCGCCGTCTACGGGCGATAATGCATCCGAGCCGCCAAGATTCTCTTTTGGAGCCAAACCAACGTCTGACGTGACCAAAGAGGTTCCAGCGCATGAACCCATTAAATCGAAGGCCGcccctttctcctttggtACCGCCTCTAGTGCTCCTGTTGCATCTGGTAGTAAGGAAGCTACTCAAGTCCAGGGCTTTTCTTTTGCCAAAACTCCCATCGCCACCGCCACATCAACCACCTCAAAGCCTACTTTGACTGAAGCATCAGAAACTGCTCCCGCAAAGCCTTCATTTTCCTTCGGTCCTATGGCGACGACGTTTGGCACTGGTACAGCGCCCACCTCTAACTCTGCCCCACCAGCCCCTGCGGCTGAGGCAGCGCCCGCACCGAGcacctcatctccttcctcggAGTCAGAAACCTCTTATTACACCTCACTTCGTGGTCTCAACCAGTCTTTCCTCACCTTTTTCTCAACTACCATTGAAAAGGACCAGTTCATTGATCTCACAACGGTACTTCCCAAATTGCTCGTGCAATATGAAGAGCATCTGACTGGGATCGAAACTAAGGCGGGATGGAAGCCTGACGCAACAAGTAAGGACAAGATTGAAACCACAGCAGCGTCCGAACCGCCCAAAGCCACCGGGTTTACATTGCCGAAAGCCCCTTCTGCGGGTAGTTTCTCCCTTCCTAAATCACCTTCTACTTCTAGTGCTGCACCTGCGACTGGTGGTTTCACGCCTTCTGCACCCGCAACTGCTCCTTCgaaatcatccatcttttctttcccggCTGCCGACACTACCCCCAAAAAATCATCCGACGAGGTCAATAAGATTGTCTCTGAGGCTATTGCCGACAAAcctgaggaagagaaaatggCGGAAAAGACCGGGTTTGGGTTCTCTTTTGGCACAGATAGTACAAAGCCTAAAGAGAGTAGCGCCTTCAAGTTTGAAGCGCCCAAGAAATCTACGTCTCTCTTCGCCTCATCGCCTGCTACTCCTGCAAAGTCTGCCACAGGAAATGAAGCAGCGCCTTTGGGAAAATTCGGGCCCGGCGGTTCTCAACCACAGCTGTCTTTTGGTGCCAAGGCAGGCACGTCGCCGGCGGCCAACACCACTAGTAGCTTCAACTTCAACGTCGGAAAACCCAGCACACCGGCGGGGGCTGGCACAAGTTTTTCTTTCGGTACTagttcatctccttccgtTGCGGCTGGCGCATCTACTACCTCAGCTTCAGTTTTCGGGGGCACCAGTACAAGATCAGCTCCGACATTCTCATTTGGAGCGACAACGCCATCagcctcgtcttcttcatcatttgTGTTCGGCAAGTCTCCTGTGGTACAGCCCTCCGGCGATGCGCCAAAATTCGGCGCTTCTTTGCAGCCCTTTGGctccacctcttctgtTTCTACCCCAGCGCCCGCCGTTAATGAGAGCAACActgaaggggaggaagcTACTGAGCCCAGCTCCCCATCCAAAAATTTGGCGTCGGTTGCAGGTGCAGGTGAAGAGAACGAGGATACTGTGATTGAGCAGCGAGGCAAGTTGAACaggttggaagatggagagtaCAAGTTGGAAGGCCTTGGTCAATTTAAATTGAAGAGAACtaagaatgaagaggatagaAAGAGAAGGCTTCTAATGAGGACTGACGGAAATGGAAACGTAATCCTT AACATGGCCGTGAAGTCAACTTTCAACCCTTCTGTTGAAGGTCCATATCTAAAGTTCTTGGGTTTTAACATGGACGGCAAACCCACTCCTTATGCTCTGAGGGTAAAAAATGCAGAGGCAGCCAATACTCTGTTGGAaggattgaagaaggaagtggaggaaatCAAGGACGACAAGAGTTGA